Proteins encoded by one window of Enterobacter pseudoroggenkampii:
- a CDS encoding ABC transporter permease subunit: MSTFFLQQLINGLTLGSVYGLIAIGYTMVYGIIGMINFAHGEVYMISAYLCAIGLALLSFFGLQSFPLLILGTLVFTIVVTGVYGWTIERIAYKPLRNSTRLAPLISAIGMSLILQNYAQLSQGPRQQGVPTMLDGVIRLHLGEGFVQITYTKVFILVASFAGMLVLTWIINRTRLGRMCRAVQQDRKMASILGINTDRIISLVFVIGAAMAGLAGVLITMNYGTFDFYVGFVIGIKAFTAAVLGGIGSLPGAMLGGLILGVAEAQFSGMVNSDYKDVFSFGLLVMILIFRPQGLLGRPIVAKV, encoded by the coding sequence ATGAGTACATTCTTCCTGCAACAGTTAATCAATGGCTTAACGCTGGGTTCCGTCTACGGCCTGATCGCCATCGGCTACACCATGGTGTACGGCATTATCGGGATGATCAATTTCGCCCACGGCGAAGTGTATATGATTTCCGCCTATCTTTGCGCCATTGGCCTGGCGCTGCTCTCGTTCTTCGGCCTGCAGTCCTTCCCGCTGCTGATCCTCGGCACGCTGGTGTTCACCATTGTGGTCACCGGGGTGTACGGCTGGACTATCGAGCGTATCGCCTACAAGCCGCTGCGCAACTCCACGCGCCTGGCGCCGCTGATCTCCGCCATCGGGATGTCGCTTATCCTGCAAAACTACGCACAGCTGAGCCAGGGCCCGCGCCAGCAGGGGGTGCCAACTATGCTGGACGGCGTCATTCGCCTGCATCTGGGCGAAGGGTTCGTGCAGATAACCTACACCAAAGTGTTTATTCTGGTTGCCTCGTTTGCCGGCATGCTGGTGCTCACCTGGATAATCAACCGTACCAGGCTGGGCCGGATGTGTCGCGCGGTGCAGCAGGATCGTAAGATGGCCTCCATTCTGGGCATTAACACCGACCGGATTATTTCGCTGGTCTTTGTCATCGGCGCGGCGATGGCCGGTCTGGCGGGGGTGTTGATCACCATGAATTACGGCACCTTTGATTTCTACGTCGGGTTCGTGATCGGCATTAAAGCCTTTACTGCAGCAGTACTCGGCGGCATCGGCTCCCTTCCCGGCGCGATGCTCGGTGGCCTTATCCTGGGCGTGGCGGAAGCGCAGTTCTCGGGCATGGTGAACTCGGACTATAAAGACGTCTTCTCGTTCGGCCTGCTGGTCATGATCCTTATTTTCCGTCCTCAGGGCCTGCTTGGACGCCCGATTGTGGCCAAAGTGTGA
- the livM gene encoding high-affinity branched-chain amino acid ABC transporter permease LivM — translation MTSHGFSLKRCILDAIFSGLIALIIFGPIAGVVLDGYSFNFAGQRLTWMVGIVMLGRFLLSAFLGTAPGARFQARFEADSAGVYVRPPEYKSRMRWIIPLVITLAICFPFVATKYVLTVAILGLIYVLLGLGLNIVVGLAGLLDLGYVAFYAIGAYGLALGYQYLGLGFWSMLPLAAIMAAAAGALLGFPVLRMHGDYLAIVTLGFGEIIRLILNNWLTFTGGPNGVSAPPPTFFGLEFGRRAKEGGVPFHEFFHLTYNPNMKFIFIYAVLFLVVMLVLYIKHRLTRMPIGRAWEALREDEIACRSMGLNHVLVKLSAFTLGASTAGIAGVFFATYQGFVNPTSFTFFESALILAIVVLGGMGSTLGVVLAAFVLTVTPELLRSFAEYRVLLFGMLMVVMMIWRPRGLIRINRSGFAVRKGVAP, via the coding sequence ATGACATCACACGGTTTTTCACTTAAACGCTGCATTCTGGACGCGATTTTTTCCGGGCTGATTGCGCTGATTATCTTCGGCCCCATCGCGGGCGTGGTGCTCGACGGGTATAGCTTTAACTTCGCCGGACAGCGACTGACCTGGATGGTTGGCATCGTCATGCTCGGACGCTTTCTGTTGAGCGCCTTTTTAGGTACCGCCCCGGGGGCCCGTTTCCAGGCGCGCTTCGAGGCCGACAGCGCGGGCGTATATGTCCGGCCGCCGGAATACAAAAGCCGCATGCGCTGGATTATTCCTCTGGTGATTACCCTTGCGATTTGCTTTCCGTTTGTCGCCACTAAATATGTGCTGACCGTCGCCATTCTCGGGCTGATCTACGTGCTTCTCGGTCTGGGGCTGAACATCGTCGTGGGCCTGGCCGGTCTGCTGGATCTGGGATATGTCGCGTTCTACGCGATTGGGGCGTACGGTCTGGCGCTGGGGTACCAGTATCTCGGCTTAGGCTTCTGGAGTATGCTGCCGCTGGCGGCAATCATGGCCGCCGCCGCAGGCGCCCTGCTCGGTTTCCCGGTACTGCGCATGCACGGTGACTATCTGGCCATCGTCACCCTCGGGTTCGGGGAGATTATTCGCCTGATACTGAACAACTGGCTGACCTTCACCGGCGGACCCAACGGCGTGTCGGCCCCTCCCCCCACCTTTTTCGGTCTGGAATTTGGACGACGCGCGAAAGAAGGCGGCGTGCCCTTCCACGAATTTTTCCACCTGACCTACAACCCGAACATGAAGTTTATTTTTATCTACGCGGTACTGTTCCTGGTGGTGATGCTGGTGCTCTATATCAAGCACCGCCTGACGCGGATGCCGATTGGTCGTGCGTGGGAAGCCCTGCGTGAAGACGAAATTGCCTGCCGCTCAATGGGGTTAAATCATGTTCTGGTTAAGCTTTCCGCCTTTACGCTGGGCGCGTCGACCGCGGGCATTGCCGGGGTGTTCTTCGCCACCTATCAGGGGTTCGTGAATCCAACTTCCTTTACCTTCTTTGAATCGGCACTGATCCTCGCCATTGTGGTACTGGGCGGTATGGGCTCGACGCTGGGTGTGGTGCTGGCCGCCTTTGTGCTCACGGTCACGCCGGAACTGCTGCGCAGTTTTGCCGAGTATCGCGTCCTGCTGTTTGGCATGCTGATGGTGGTGATGATGATCTGGCGTCCACGCGGTTTGATCCGCATTAACCGCAGCGGGTTTGCCGTGCGTAAGGGCGTCGCACCATGA
- a CDS encoding ABC transporter ATP-binding protein produces MNETILRVEHLMMHFGGIKALNDVNLDVQRGSITALIGPNGAGKTTVFNCLTGFYRASGGNILFNTRNKTTNVIQVLGQKFQPGDWINPAQFGQRLFYKMFGGTHLVNRAGLARTFQNIRLFREMSVVENLLVAQHMRVNRNLLAGILNTPSYRRAESDALDRAFYWLEVVDLVECANRLAGEMSYGQQRRLEIARAMCTGPEMICLDEPAAGLNPVETHKLSSIIRFLRDHHDITVLLIEHDMGMVMEISDDIIVLDHGDVIARGKPEQIQHDEKVIAAYLGTDESEVSL; encoded by the coding sequence ATGAACGAAACGATATTACGCGTTGAGCATCTTATGATGCACTTTGGTGGGATTAAGGCGCTAAACGATGTCAACCTGGACGTGCAGCGCGGCTCCATTACCGCCCTGATTGGGCCAAACGGGGCGGGAAAAACAACCGTGTTTAACTGCCTGACGGGCTTCTACAGAGCCTCCGGCGGCAACATTTTGTTTAACACCCGCAATAAAACGACCAACGTGATTCAGGTCCTTGGACAAAAATTCCAGCCGGGTGACTGGATTAACCCCGCGCAGTTCGGGCAACGGCTGTTCTACAAAATGTTTGGCGGAACCCACCTGGTCAACCGAGCCGGGCTGGCGCGCACGTTTCAAAATATTCGTCTTTTTCGCGAGATGTCGGTCGTGGAAAACCTGCTGGTCGCGCAGCATATGCGGGTGAACCGCAATCTGCTCGCCGGGATCCTGAACACGCCGTCCTACCGGCGGGCGGAAAGCGACGCCCTGGACAGAGCCTTCTACTGGCTGGAAGTGGTGGATCTGGTGGAGTGCGCCAATCGCCTGGCGGGAGAGATGTCGTACGGCCAGCAGCGGCGTCTGGAAATTGCGCGGGCAATGTGCACCGGGCCAGAAATGATCTGTCTGGATGAACCCGCCGCAGGGCTGAACCCGGTTGAAACGCATAAGCTGAGCAGCATTATTCGCTTTCTGCGGGATCACCATGACATCACGGTATTACTGATTGAGCATGATATGGGGATGGTGATGGAGATTTCGGACGACATTATCGTACTCGACCACGGCGATGTGATTGCCAGAGGAAAACCCGAGCAGATCCAGCATGACGAAAAGGTCATTGCCGCCTATCTGGGCACGGACGAAAGCGAGGTCTCCCTATGA
- a CDS encoding ABC transporter ATP-binding protein: MSEPLLAFREVDVFYGVIQALKQVSLEVNKGETVALIGANGAGKSTLLMSIFGQPRIRNGQILFGGEDISHKSTHYVASGGIAQAPEGRRIFPDMTVEENLLMGTIPIGSQFAAEDMQTMFDLFPRLKERRKQRAMTMSGGEQQMLAIARALMSRPKLLLLDEPSLGLAPIVVKQIFQTLRELARSGMTIFLVEQNAHHALKLSDRGYVMVNGQIRLSGSGEELLGNQEVRKAYLGGGVM; encoded by the coding sequence ATGAGCGAACCGCTGCTGGCATTTCGCGAGGTGGATGTGTTTTACGGCGTCATTCAGGCGCTGAAGCAGGTCTCCCTCGAGGTGAATAAGGGTGAAACCGTGGCGCTGATTGGCGCAAACGGCGCGGGTAAATCGACATTGCTGATGTCCATCTTTGGTCAGCCTCGTATCCGCAACGGACAGATCCTTTTCGGTGGTGAAGATATCAGCCATAAGTCCACCCACTACGTCGCGTCCGGCGGCATTGCGCAGGCGCCGGAAGGCAGACGAATATTCCCGGATATGACCGTTGAAGAGAACCTGCTGATGGGGACCATTCCCATCGGCAGCCAGTTTGCCGCTGAAGATATGCAAACCATGTTTGACCTTTTCCCTCGTCTTAAAGAGCGGCGTAAACAGCGCGCGATGACCATGTCCGGCGGGGAACAGCAGATGCTGGCGATCGCCCGGGCGCTGATGAGCCGTCCGAAGCTGCTGCTGCTGGATGAACCGAGCCTGGGCTTAGCTCCGATTGTGGTTAAACAGATCTTCCAGACGCTGCGTGAGCTGGCCCGCAGCGGCATGACCATCTTTCTGGTGGAGCAGAATGCGCACCATGCGTTGAAGCTATCTGACCGGGGGTATGTGATGGTGAACGGGCAGATCCGGCTGAGCGGCAGCGGTGAGGAGCTGCTGGGGAATCAGGAGGTGAGGAAGGCGTATTTGGGCGGGGGTGTGATGTGA
- a CDS encoding DUF2076 domain-containing protein yields MQYEEQQLINGLFERLKQAGQQNSQRDADAERQIAEFVRQQPAAPYYMAQSILIQEAALKRLQARVQELESELAAQKSKPSTGGSFLGGLFGGGKSNPQPDNSWNAQPQQPPAQDYSRAPAPATRGGGFMAGALQTAAGVAGGIALAEMLTSMFHQSRPEEIVNIIEEPTMPVGGEPFVGNQYGDVNNVSDTRFLNQNDPFGNNNDTWQNDDVDDDYSNDDDSFI; encoded by the coding sequence ATGCAATATGAAGAACAGCAGCTTATCAACGGCCTTTTCGAGCGTCTGAAACAGGCCGGACAACAAAACAGCCAGCGGGACGCAGATGCAGAGCGTCAGATCGCTGAATTCGTCAGGCAGCAGCCTGCGGCCCCCTACTATATGGCGCAATCGATTTTGATTCAGGAAGCGGCCCTGAAACGCCTGCAGGCCCGCGTTCAGGAGCTTGAAAGCGAATTAGCCGCGCAAAAAAGCAAACCCTCGACGGGCGGCAGTTTCCTCGGCGGCCTGTTTGGTGGTGGGAAAAGTAACCCGCAGCCTGACAACAGCTGGAATGCCCAGCCGCAACAGCCACCGGCGCAGGATTACTCACGGGCGCCAGCGCCGGCTACTCGCGGCGGCGGTTTTATGGCTGGCGCGCTCCAGACAGCCGCTGGCGTGGCCGGTGGCATCGCGCTGGCCGAGATGCTTACCAGCATGTTCCATCAGTCGCGGCCGGAAGAGATCGTGAACATTATCGAAGAACCGACAATGCCTGTCGGTGGTGAACCGTTTGTCGGTAATCAATACGGCGATGTTAATAACGTCTCTGACACCCGTTTCCTCAACCAGAACGATCCGTTCGGCAATAATAACGACACCTGGCAGAACGACGATGTAGATGACGATTACAGCAATGACGACGATAGTTTTATTTAA